Proteins from a genomic interval of Treponema succinifaciens DSM 2489:
- a CDS encoding FlgD immunoglobulin-like domain containing protein — protein sequence MKKTTRKIFTAFALFSALSFSSELFAEPGIVYISPNNDGIQDTLEVPLKIREKRYVKEWSFVITDEGGNVVRTIGNKISLPSKFTFKTFFKTLITPKRGVDIPSTIVWNGFLDDGSLAQDGTYYYQFTASDDNGNTATTSKLPVVVDNTPPEINLAKIEGADKIFGEGNKAVLKIKQSGSTEKLWTAKITDDHGNLVRSYKWEDSSPLEIEWNGTNESKSIMPDGVYNYEITSTDLAGNTSEQARISNIIFSAEKPETAVSINGSRYFAPSPKGSVAVARRTINFSVAIPSPSASVNSLTDWQISIVGKDDDKVYYSKSGKTNPPSSFLFDGKNNSGKDLADGEYRAKITAKYLNGYEPAAVYSPVFVLDNEAPKAAVSLPANTVFNGKNKFQISQQQVAEPAYTGEKTWTGKIVDENNAAVKNFDFDTVLPASVEWDGLDDNGQFVKDGKYKYVLEVSELAGNSNLMESKEFVLDTSKTELALSVSSAAFSPNGDGVQDKVVLTPVAKASSGIDSYELKIFNGTAVRTFKGSGKIPSSFVWDGLADDGTRCADGTYSAVIKTVANSGTEAEAASQEFILDTVAPSIKISAPYTIFSPDGISSRQTIPVKVEDCSVETKWNAEIRNAKNQVVKTFVWNNSKALGFAWDGTDDSGNKAANGIYSLAVSSKDAAGNSGSTTIAGISLDARPVTGFVTAEYKGISPNADGILDAQKFGIKVSLAEGISSWKFDIVDSANSVVKTFSSNDSENLPAAITWGGDTSDEKIAEGIFVGKLHVEYTKGNVVDAASSSFICTAIPPALSVRTAPKYFSPDNDGNDDDLFIELGCQTIAGLKNWNFTIKDRNGKSFWKTSGKSSITKRIIWDGRGNNGEIVQSAEDYPFEFTACDELGMSSAVKGVINVDVLVVRDGDKLKMQIPSIIFRSNEADFGVRTVDSNGKIIKAGITQAQADNNARVLKRVSEILKKFKDYKVTIVGHANRISDNSAEETEEGVWGKALISLSEQRAEYVKSQLVKFGINSSRLSVEGKGGTEPVADRKDTNVNWKNRRVEFILEK from the coding sequence ATGAAAAAAACAACTAGAAAAATTTTTACGGCATTTGCACTTTTCTCTGCGCTCAGTTTCTCTTCTGAGCTTTTTGCCGAGCCTGGCATTGTGTATATTTCACCGAACAACGACGGAATTCAGGATACTCTTGAAGTTCCTTTGAAAATCCGCGAAAAACGCTATGTAAAAGAATGGAGCTTTGTAATCACTGATGAGGGTGGAAATGTTGTGCGCACAATCGGAAACAAAATTTCGCTTCCTTCAAAATTCACTTTTAAAACTTTTTTCAAGACGTTGATAACTCCAAAGCGCGGCGTTGATATTCCTTCAACAATTGTCTGGAACGGATTTTTGGATGACGGTTCGTTGGCGCAGGATGGAACTTATTACTATCAGTTTACGGCTTCTGATGACAATGGAAATACTGCCACAACTTCAAAACTTCCGGTTGTAGTTGACAATACTCCGCCGGAAATCAATCTTGCGAAAATTGAAGGTGCCGATAAAATTTTTGGCGAAGGAAACAAGGCTGTGTTGAAAATCAAGCAGTCTGGTTCAACTGAAAAACTGTGGACTGCAAAAATAACAGATGACCATGGAAATCTTGTCCGCTCATACAAATGGGAAGATTCTTCTCCGCTTGAAATTGAATGGAACGGAACAAACGAAAGCAAGTCCATTATGCCAGACGGAGTTTACAACTACGAAATTACTTCGACTGACTTGGCAGGAAACACTTCTGAGCAAGCAAGAATTTCAAATATAATTTTTTCTGCTGAAAAGCCTGAAACCGCAGTTTCAATAAACGGCTCAAGGTATTTTGCTCCGTCTCCAAAAGGAAGCGTGGCGGTTGCAAGAAGGACAATTAATTTTTCAGTTGCAATTCCTTCTCCATCTGCAAGCGTGAACTCTCTTACCGACTGGCAGATTTCTATTGTAGGAAAAGACGACGACAAAGTTTACTATTCAAAATCTGGAAAAACAAATCCGCCTTCTTCATTTTTATTTGATGGAAAAAATAATTCGGGTAAAGATTTGGCTGATGGCGAGTACCGCGCAAAAATAACTGCAAAGTATTTGAATGGCTATGAGCCTGCTGCTGTTTATTCTCCTGTTTTTGTTCTTGACAATGAAGCTCCAAAGGCAGCTGTTTCTCTTCCTGCAAATACAGTTTTCAATGGAAAAAATAAATTTCAGATTTCTCAGCAGCAAGTTGCGGAGCCAGCCTATACTGGAGAAAAAACTTGGACAGGAAAGATTGTTGATGAGAACAATGCCGCTGTAAAGAATTTTGACTTTGACACAGTTCTTCCTGCTTCTGTTGAATGGGATGGACTTGATGACAACGGACAGTTTGTAAAAGACGGAAAATATAAATATGTTCTTGAAGTTTCTGAACTTGCTGGAAACAGCAATTTGATGGAATCAAAAGAATTTGTGCTTGACACAAGCAAGACTGAACTTGCGCTTTCTGTAAGTTCTGCTGCATTTTCACCGAACGGAGATGGAGTTCAGGACAAAGTTGTTTTGACTCCAGTTGCAAAAGCTTCAAGTGGAATCGACTCTTATGAACTTAAGATTTTCAATGGAACGGCTGTAAGGACTTTTAAAGGCTCTGGAAAAATTCCTTCTTCATTTGTTTGGGACGGACTTGCTGACGATGGAACAAGGTGCGCAGACGGAACTTATTCTGCTGTTATAAAAACTGTCGCAAACAGCGGAACAGAAGCGGAAGCCGCAAGCCAGGAATTCATTCTTGACACAGTTGCGCCTTCAATAAAAATTTCTGCACCTTATACAATTTTTTCTCCAGATGGAATCTCAAGCCGGCAGACTATTCCTGTAAAAGTTGAAGACTGCTCTGTTGAAACAAAATGGAATGCTGAAATTCGTAATGCGAAAAATCAGGTTGTAAAAACTTTTGTCTGGAATAATTCAAAGGCTTTGGGTTTTGCATGGGACGGAACAGACGATAGCGGAAACAAAGCGGCAAATGGAATTTATTCACTTGCGGTTTCTTCAAAGGATGCGGCAGGAAATTCTGGAAGCACAACGATTGCAGGAATTTCCTTGGATGCGCGTCCGGTAACAGGATTTGTTACTGCTGAATACAAAGGCATTTCTCCTAATGCCGACGGAATTCTTGATGCCCAGAAATTTGGTATAAAAGTTTCTCTTGCTGAAGGAATTTCTTCATGGAAATTTGACATTGTTGATTCTGCCAATTCTGTTGTAAAAACATTTTCTAGCAATGACAGTGAAAATCTTCCGGCTGCAATTACTTGGGGTGGCGACACATCGGATGAAAAAATTGCTGAAGGAATATTTGTTGGAAAACTTCATGTTGAGTATACAAAAGGAAACGTTGTAGATGCGGCTTCTTCAAGCTTTATCTGCACTGCTATTCCGCCTGCGCTTTCTGTTAGAACTGCTCCAAAATATTTTAGCCCGGATAACGACGGAAATGATGATGACTTGTTCATTGAACTTGGATGCCAGACAATTGCCGGACTTAAAAATTGGAACTTTACAATCAAAGACAGAAATGGAAAATCATTCTGGAAGACAAGCGGAAAATCTTCAATTACAAAAAGAATCATTTGGGACGGTCGCGGAAACAATGGAGAAATTGTTCAGTCGGCGGAAGATTATCCTTTTGAATTTACAGCTTGCGATGAGCTTGGAATGTCAAGCGCTGTCAAAGGCGTTATAAATGTTGATGTTCTTGTTGTCCGCGATGGCGACAAACTCAAAATGCAAATCCCTTCAATTATCTTTAGAAGCAATGAAGCAGACTTTGGTGTAAGAACTGTTGATTCTAATGGAAAAATTATTAAGGCTGGAATTACACAGGCGCAGGCTGATAACAATGCCCGTGTTCTAAAGCGCGTTTCTGAAATTCTTAAAAAGTTCAAAGATTACAAAGTTACTATTGTTGGACACGCAAATAGAATTTCTGATAACTCTGCGGAAGAAACTGAGGAAGGTGTTTGGGGCAAGGCGTTGATTTCTCTTTCTGAGCAGCGCGCTGAATATGTTAAGAGCCAGCTTGTAAAATTTGGAATTAATTCTTCTCGCCTTTCTGTTGAAGGAAAGGGCGGAACAGAGCCAGTTGCAGACCGCAAGGATACAAATGTGAACTGGAAAAACCGCCGTGTAGAATTTATTCTTGAAAAGTAA